The region AACCAGCTCTTCGGCGTAGGCCTGCGCATGCTCCCGGACGGCCGCAGCGTCGATATCGACGTGGCCATCGTCGTAGCGCACCTCCCCGTCAACCATCGTGAACCGCACGTCGCCGCCGTGGGCGGCGAAAACGAGATGCGAGAGCGGGTCGTGGACGGGCGTCGCTCGCGTGAGGTCCGTCGTCATCCCCACGATATCCGCCTTCCAGCCCGCCGTGAGTTTGCCGACCTGCTCGAAGCCAGCGGCGCGGGCGCCGTTGACCGTCGCCATCGCGAAGGCCGTCTCGGCGGCGATGGCCGTCGGGTCGAGGTCGCTCACTTTCCCGAGCAGGCTGGCCTGGCGCATCTCGGTGAAGGCGTCGAGCGTGTTGTTGCAGGGCGGACCGTCGTTGCCCAGCGCGACGTTGATGTCGCGGTCGAGGTAGTCCGCGACCGGGGCCACGCCTGAAGCGAGCTTCATGTTCGAGGATGGGCAGTGACAGACGTGCGTTCCCGTGTCCGCGAGCACCGCTCGCTCGGCCTCGTCGGTGTGAACGCAGTGGGCCAGCACGACGTCCTCGCCCGTGAGTCCGACTTCATCGAGCCAGTGGACGTTGCGCATGCCCGTCTCCGTCTCGACGGCCGCGATTTCGCCCTCGTTCTCGCTGGCGTGGGTGTGGAGCGTCACGCCCTCGTAGGCATCCGCGAGGTCGCGGGCGCCGCGGAGGCATTCCTCGGTGCAGGAGACCGCAAACCGGGGCGTGACGGCGTAGCGGATTCGCCCGTTTTCGGCGCCGTGATGCCGCCGAATCAGTGCTTCGCTGTCGCGCAGGCCACGCACGGTGTCCTCCTCCAGCCCGTCAGGGGAGTCGCTGTCCATCAGCACCTTTCCCATCCGGGCGCGGATGCCAGACTCCCGAGCGGCCTGAAACGCCTCGTCGGCGTGGTGAACCGAAAGGTGGTCGACGACGGTTGTGGTGCCGGACTCCAGGCACTCGAGATAGCCGAGTTCGGCTGCGAGACGCATCCCCTCGGCGTCGAGGCTGGCCTCCATAGGCAGCACGTGATCGAAGAGCCAGTCGAGCAGTTCGGTATCGTCGGCGATACCCCGGCCCAGCGACTGAACGGAGTGGATGTGCGCGCCCACGAGGCCGGGCGCGACGATGTCGAACGTCCGGTGCTCGTGCTCCGGGTAGCGTTCGCACAGGTCGGCGGCATCGCCAACGGTGACGATGTGGTCGCCCTCGACGAGGACCCCGCCGTTAGCAATGGTGGTGTCGGCGTCGGCGACGACGGTTCCGGTGAGTAGCATCCCCTCCGTGGGATGGTGTCAGGGGGTATGAAGCTGACTATCGTTTCCGCGGACTCAGAGCCCCAGCGACGAGAGCAGGTCGAACCCCACGTCCAACCGTTTCACCACGAGATAGCCCAGATAGATACCGAGAATCGCGACCACACCCGGAAGTTCCGGCGGGGCGGGGATGGGCAACTGGAGATACGTGAAGAGTGCGCCCGTGGTGAACCCGACGAGCAGCGCGGCGATGACGGCGACCACATTCATAGTTTCCGGAGCGAAGAGGCGAACGGAGTTAAAAGCGCCCTTCCGGCCCGAAAGTCAGCAGCGTTAACCGTCGTCCGAATCCACATTCGGCCATGAGCTACGAAGACGAGATGGAGAACTCCGACAACCCCGTCGCGACGTTCCACACCACCCACGGCGACTTCGTCGTCGAGCTGTTCGAGCACCGCGCGCCCAACACGGTGCGGAACTTCATCACCCTCGCAACGCACGCCGAGGACTACGACGGTGCCGAGGTCGGCCCCGATGGCGAGGCCTGGGAGGACCCCGAAACTGGTGAGAAGCGCGTCGACGCACTCTACGACGACCTGGCGTTCCACCGCATCATCGGCGGCTTCATGATTCAGGGCGGCGACCCGACCGAGACCGGTCGCGGCGGCCCCGGCTATGAGTTCGAAGACGAGTTCCACGACGACCTGAGCCACGAGGGCCCGGGCGTGCTGTCGATGGCGAACTCCGGCCCGAACACCAACGGCTCGCAGTTCTTCATCACGCTGGACGCCCAGCCCCACCTCGACGGCAAGCATGCCGTCTTCGGCCGCGTCATCGACGGGATGGACGTAGTGCGCGACCTGGGCAGCGTCCCTACCGGCCGCGACGACGAGCCGCAGGTTGAATCCGTGCTGGAGTCCGTCGACATCGAGGCGTAACACTCCACCTCCCCCTCCGTTCTCCCGTTTTTCTGTTCTCCCGTTTTCCCGTTCTCCCGTTTTTCCACCCGTCACGCCGAACAACGCTCTGTTTGCG is a window of halophilic archaeon DL31 DNA encoding:
- a CDS encoding S-adenosylhomocysteine deaminase (KEGG: hvo:HVO_2929 cytosine deaminase~PFAM: Amidohydrolase 1), giving the protein MLLTGTVVADADTTIANGGVLVEGDHIVTVGDAADLCERYPEHEHRTFDIVAPGLVGAHIHSVQSLGRGIADDTELLDWLFDHVLPMEASLDAEGMRLAAELGYLECLESGTTTVVDHLSVHHADEAFQAARESGIRARMGKVLMDSDSPDGLEEDTVRGLRDSEALIRRHHGAENGRIRYAVTPRFAVSCTEECLRGARDLADAYEGVTLHTHASENEGEIAAVETETGMRNVHWLDEVGLTGEDVVLAHCVHTDEAERAVLADTGTHVCHCPSSNMKLASGVAPVADYLDRDINVALGNDGPPCNNTLDAFTEMRQASLLGKVSDLDPTAIAAETAFAMATVNGARAAGFEQVGKLTAGWKADIVGMTTDLTRATPVHDPLSHLVFAAHGGDVRFTMVDGEVRYDDGHVDIDAAAVREHAQAYAEELVG
- a CDS encoding XapX domain protein (TIGRFAM: XapX domain~KEGG: htu:Htur_0938 XapX domain protein), with amino-acid sequence MNVVAVIAALLVGFTTGALFTYLQLPIPAPPELPGVVAILGIYLGYLVVKRLDVGFDLLSSLGL
- a CDS encoding Peptidylprolyl isomerase (KEGG: nph:NP3056A peptidylprolyl isomerase~PFAM: Peptidyl-prolyl cis-trans isomerase, cyclophilin-type), with protein sequence MSYEDEMENSDNPVATFHTTHGDFVVELFEHRAPNTVRNFITLATHAEDYDGAEVGPDGEAWEDPETGEKRVDALYDDLAFHRIIGGFMIQGGDPTETGRGGPGYEFEDEFHDDLSHEGPGVLSMANSGPNTNGSQFFITLDAQPHLDGKHAVFGRVIDGMDVVRDLGSVPTGRDDEPQVESVLESVDIEA